Proteins encoded within one genomic window of Halobacteroides halobius DSM 5150:
- the fabF gene encoding beta-ketoacyl-ACP synthase II, whose protein sequence is MNKRIVVTGMGVISPVGNEIEEYWTSLIEGKSGISEITNFDATEYKTRIGGEVNDFNPQDFGINRKEAKRMDPYTQYAVAASNMAVKDANLEINDGNAERVGTLVGSGIGGIETLEQQHKRLLKRGPNRVSPFLIPMMIANIGAGQVAIQTGAKGPNSSIVTACATGTHALGEAYEIIQRGDADVMIAGGSEAAITPVSYAGFCSLKAMSTNNENPKQASCPFDAERDGFVMGEGAGVLILETLEHAQARRANIYAELAGYGLSADAHHVTAPAPQGEGAARAMQMAVDKAGIAPNEIDYINAHGTSTPANDKLETAAIKEVCGDHAYDLAISSTKSMTGHLLGGAGGIEAIASVLAIKNNIVPPTINYQNEDPECDLNYVPNEAKEIETKVTLSNSLGFGGHNACVLFKEYNA, encoded by the coding sequence ATGAATAAACGTATAGTTGTTACTGGGATGGGGGTTATTTCTCCTGTAGGAAATGAGATAGAAGAATACTGGACGTCTTTAATAGAAGGTAAATCTGGAATTAGTGAAATTACTAATTTTGATGCTACAGAGTATAAAACTAGAATTGGTGGAGAAGTTAATGACTTTAATCCACAGGATTTTGGGATTAATCGAAAAGAAGCTAAAAGGATGGATCCTTATACTCAATATGCTGTTGCTGCTTCTAATATGGCAGTTAAGGATGCTAATTTAGAGATTAATGATGGAAATGCAGAACGAGTAGGAACTCTAGTTGGTTCTGGAATTGGAGGGATTGAAACATTAGAGCAGCAACATAAAAGGTTACTTAAACGTGGGCCAAATAGAGTTAGTCCATTTTTAATACCAATGATGATTGCTAACATAGGAGCTGGGCAAGTTGCTATTCAAACAGGGGCTAAAGGACCTAATTCATCAATAGTAACTGCTTGCGCTACTGGAACTCATGCTCTTGGAGAAGCATATGAAATAATTCAACGTGGAGATGCAGATGTGATGATTGCTGGAGGTAGTGAGGCTGCAATTACTCCTGTATCATATGCAGGATTTTGTTCTCTAAAAGCAATGAGTACTAATAATGAGAATCCAAAACAAGCTAGTTGCCCTTTTGATGCTGAACGAGATGGTTTTGTAATGGGAGAAGGTGCAGGAGTGTTAATTCTTGAGACACTAGAACATGCTCAAGCTAGGAGGGCTAACATTTATGCTGAATTAGCTGGCTATGGATTATCAGCTGATGCTCATCATGTTACAGCTCCAGCGCCTCAAGGAGAAGGAGCTGCTAGAGCTATGCAAATGGCAGTTGATAAAGCAGGTATTGCTCCCAATGAAATTGATTATATTAATGCTCATGGTACATCAACTCCAGCAAATGATAAGTTGGAGACAGCAGCGATTAAAGAAGTTTGTGGAGATCATGCTTATGATTTAGCAATTAGTTCAACTAAATCAATGACAGGTCACTTACTTGGTGGAGCTGGAGGGATTGAAGCTATTGCATCAGTATTAGCTATCAAAAACAATATTGTACCACCAACAATTAACTATCAGAATGAGGATCCAGAATGTGATCTCAATTATGTACCAAATGAAGCCAAAGAAATAGAGACTAAGGTTACTTTATCTAATTCATTAGGTTTTGGAGGACATAATGCTTGCGTATTATTTAAAGAGTATAATGCTTAA
- a CDS encoding NAD(P)H-dependent flavin oxidoreductase, with protein sequence MKLPKLKIGDLVAKVPIVQGGMAVKVSTAPLAAAVANEGGIGLIAGSGFETEELRKEIRQARKMSSGIIGVNIMVAISKFKDLVKASIAEGIDVIVAGAGFSRDLFSLGKENNVEIVPIVSSVKLARISERLGASAIVVEGKEAGGHLGTDKPLKPLLKKVVEAVDIPVIGAGGIINGKDIAEILKLGAAGVQMGSRFVASEECEVADEFKHQYMNADEEKGYLIDSPVGLPGRALKNKFIERLEDEEVTTGETCDYLCLKKCSRRFCIMDSLLKAQAGNMEEGLVFAGERAYLLDEILPVKEIINNLVTEAQEYLGGKNEDE encoded by the coding sequence TTGAAATTACCAAAATTAAAAATTGGAGATTTAGTAGCTAAAGTGCCTATTGTACAAGGAGGTATGGCAGTTAAAGTTTCTACTGCTCCATTAGCTGCAGCAGTGGCTAATGAGGGAGGTATTGGTTTAATAGCTGGTTCTGGTTTTGAAACGGAAGAGTTACGTAAGGAAATTAGACAGGCTCGAAAGATGTCTTCTGGAATTATTGGGGTAAATATTATGGTAGCAATTAGTAAATTTAAAGACCTAGTTAAGGCTTCAATTGCTGAAGGGATTGATGTAATTGTTGCTGGAGCTGGTTTCTCTCGTGATTTATTTTCTCTAGGAAAAGAAAATAACGTAGAGATTGTACCAATAGTTTCTTCAGTAAAGTTAGCTAGAATTTCTGAAAGACTTGGAGCTTCAGCAATAGTTGTAGAAGGAAAAGAAGCGGGGGGGCATTTAGGGACTGATAAACCACTAAAGCCATTACTAAAAAAAGTTGTTGAAGCTGTTGATATACCAGTTATCGGTGCTGGAGGAATTATTAATGGTAAAGATATTGCTGAAATTTTAAAATTAGGTGCAGCTGGGGTACAAATGGGATCAAGATTTGTAGCTAGTGAGGAGTGTGAAGTTGCTGATGAATTTAAACATCAGTATATGAATGCTGATGAAGAGAAAGGTTATTTAATTGATAGTCCTGTTGGCTTGCCTGGACGGGCACTAAAGAATAAGTTTATAGAAAGGTTAGAAGATGAAGAGGTTACAACTGGAGAAACATGTGATTATCTCTGTTTGAAGAAGTGTTCCCGAAGATTTTGCATTATGGATTCTTTGCTAAAAGCACAAGCTGGTAATATGGAAGAAGGACTAGTCTTTGCTGGGGAAAGAGCATATTTACTTGATGAAATATTACCTGTTAAAGAAATAATTAATAATTTAGTTACTGAAGCGCAAGAATATTTGGGAGGGAAAAATGAAGATGAATAA
- a CDS encoding acyl carrier protein, which produces MDVLETVKEIIAEELMLDEDEVTAEATFDDLGADSLDIVEIVMAFEDEFDVEIPDEDAEEIQTVQDAVDYINDLL; this is translated from the coding sequence ATGGATGTATTAGAAACTGTAAAGGAAATTATTGCAGAAGAATTAATGTTAGATGAAGATGAAGTTACTGCTGAGGCTACTTTTGATGATCTAGGAGCTGATTCTCTAGATATTGTAGAAATTGTAATGGCCTTTGAGGATGAGTTTGATGTTGAAATTCCTGATGAAGATGCTGAGGAAATTCAAACTGTACAGGATGCTGTAGATTACATTAATGATCTTTTATAA
- the fabG gene encoding 3-oxoacyl-[acyl-carrier-protein] reductase encodes MRVKDKVALITGSSRGIGKQVALKLAREGAKIVVNYPLEAEAENAQQVVAEIEKLGAKATAIKADVTNLKEVKSMVKQTKKEYGSLDILVNNAGITKDTLLMRMKEKDWDAVLDVNLKGAFNATKAVSRLMMKQRSGRIINVSSVVGLMGNAGQANYSASKAGLIGLTKSTARELAKRGITVNAVAPGFIETAMTDELSDKVVKKMTDEIPMQEFGQPEDIADTILFLASDEARYITGEVIRIDGGMAM; translated from the coding sequence ATGAGAGTTAAGGATAAAGTTGCACTTATAACAGGTAGTTCTCGGGGGATTGGTAAACAGGTAGCTTTAAAGTTGGCCCGAGAAGGAGCTAAAATAGTAGTTAACTATCCTCTAGAAGCGGAAGCAGAGAATGCTCAACAGGTTGTAGCTGAAATTGAAAAATTAGGTGCTAAGGCAACAGCAATTAAAGCTGATGTAACTAATTTAAAAGAAGTAAAGAGTATGGTAAAGCAGACTAAAAAAGAGTATGGTAGTTTAGATATTTTAGTTAATAATGCTGGAATTACTAAAGATACATTATTGATGAGAATGAAAGAAAAAGACTGGGATGCAGTATTAGATGTTAATCTAAAAGGAGCATTTAATGCTACAAAAGCAGTAAGTAGGTTGATGATGAAGCAAAGAAGTGGTAGAATAATTAATGTTTCTTCTGTAGTAGGATTAATGGGTAATGCAGGGCAAGCTAATTATTCTGCTTCTAAAGCAGGTTTAATAGGATTGACTAAATCAACTGCTAGAGAACTGGCTAAGCGTGGAATAACTGTTAATGCTGTTGCTCCTGGATTTATTGAAACAGCTATGACAGATGAATTATCTGATAAGGTAGTTAAGAAAATGACAGATGAGATTCCTATGCAAGAATTTGGTCAGCCTGAAGATATAGCTGATACAATATTATTTTTAGCGAGTGATGAAGCAAGATATATTACTGGAGAAGTTATTAGAATTGATGGCGGAATGGCAATGTAA
- the fabD gene encoding ACP S-malonyltransferase, with amino-acid sequence MSKIAFIFPGQGSQHVGMGQDLAEEFPVVKETFKEANQALDIDITKLCFTGPEDKLKETANTQPAILATSIAVYRLLLEKGIEPEVVAGHSLGEYSALVAAGVIDFATGLQLVRKRGQLMSQADPSGEGAMAAIIGLEPQEVKEVCQQGSEKGIVEVANYNCPGQVVISGQKKAVTNTAELAQEAGAKKAITLNVSGPFHSSLMESAGKKLADYLEQIEFNEADLPLVPNVKADFTTQPAEIKEALIKQISGSVRWEESIKQMINEDLDTFIEVGPGRVLKGFMRRIDRSVTALNVGSMRSLKKTLKKL; translated from the coding sequence ATGAGTAAGATTGCATTTATTTTTCCTGGTCAAGGTTCTCAACATGTAGGGATGGGCCAAGATTTAGCTGAAGAATTTCCAGTTGTTAAAGAAACTTTTAAGGAAGCAAATCAGGCTTTGGATATAGATATTACTAAGTTGTGCTTTACAGGACCAGAAGATAAGTTAAAAGAAACAGCTAATACTCAACCTGCTATTTTAGCAACTAGTATTGCAGTTTATAGATTGTTATTAGAGAAAGGCATTGAACCAGAAGTAGTAGCAGGACATAGTTTAGGCGAATACTCTGCTTTAGTTGCTGCTGGAGTAATTGATTTTGCTACTGGATTACAATTAGTTAGAAAACGGGGACAATTAATGAGTCAAGCTGACCCTTCTGGTGAGGGTGCTATGGCAGCAATTATTGGTTTAGAACCTCAAGAAGTAAAAGAAGTTTGCCAGCAAGGAAGTGAAAAAGGTATAGTAGAAGTAGCTAACTATAATTGTCCAGGTCAAGTAGTTATCTCTGGTCAAAAGAAAGCAGTTACTAACACAGCAGAATTAGCTCAAGAAGCAGGAGCTAAAAAGGCTATTACACTAAATGTCAGTGGGCCCTTCCATTCTAGTTTAATGGAATCTGCTGGTAAAAAGTTAGCGGATTATTTAGAGCAAATTGAGTTTAATGAAGCTGATTTACCACTAGTGCCAAATGTTAAGGCTGATTTTACTACTCAACCGGCTGAAATTAAAGAAGCTTTAATCAAGCAAATTAGTGGTTCAGTACGTTGGGAAGAATCAATTAAACAAATGATTAATGAGGATCTTGATACATTTATTGAAGTTGGCCCGGGTAGAGTATTAAAAGGCTTTATGAGACGTATTGACCGGAGTGTAACTGCTTTAAATGTAGGAAGTATGAGATCTTTAAAAAAGACATTAAAGAAGTTATAG
- the fabK gene encoding enoyl-[acyl-carrier-protein] reductase FabK codes for MFKTELCDLLDIKYPIIQGGMAWVATGELAAAVSEAGGLGIIGAGNAPADIVREEIKKVKSQTKNPFGVNAMLLSPHIDEVIEVILEEEVPVVTTGAGNPAKYLDKLQDMGAKVIPVVPSVALAKRMARYGVDAVIAEGNEAGGHIGQLSTMPLIPQVADEVNIPVIAAGGVADGRGVASALALGAKGVQIGTRFVCASECIAHDNYKKAIVKAKDRDAIVTARSTGHPVRNLKNKLTRKIKKMEEEGAPKEEIEELGIGRLRQAVIDGDTKEGTVMAGQVAGMINEIKPAADMIEEIMRETKEILEDNCQLVK; via the coding sequence ATGTTTAAGACTGAATTATGTGATTTATTAGATATTAAGTATCCTATTATTCAAGGTGGTATGGCTTGGGTTGCTACTGGTGAATTAGCTGCTGCAGTTTCTGAAGCTGGAGGGCTAGGGATTATTGGAGCTGGAAATGCTCCTGCTGATATAGTTAGAGAAGAGATTAAAAAGGTTAAGTCTCAAACTAAAAACCCATTTGGTGTTAATGCGATGTTACTATCACCTCATATAGATGAAGTGATAGAAGTTATTTTAGAAGAAGAGGTACCAGTAGTAACTACTGGAGCTGGTAATCCGGCTAAATATTTAGATAAATTACAAGATATGGGGGCAAAAGTGATTCCTGTAGTACCTTCTGTTGCTTTAGCAAAAAGAATGGCTAGATATGGTGTAGATGCTGTAATTGCTGAAGGTAACGAAGCTGGAGGACATATAGGACAATTATCTACTATGCCATTAATCCCTCAGGTAGCTGATGAAGTTAATATTCCTGTAATTGCTGCTGGTGGGGTTGCTGATGGACGAGGAGTTGCATCTGCTTTAGCGTTAGGAGCTAAAGGTGTTCAAATTGGAACTAGATTTGTTTGTGCTAGTGAATGTATTGCACATGATAATTATAAAAAAGCTATTGTAAAGGCAAAAGATAGAGATGCAATTGTAACAGCAAGATCTACAGGACATCCAGTTAGAAATTTAAAGAATAAGCTAACACGTAAAATTAAAAAGATGGAAGAAGAGGGTGCTCCTAAAGAAGAAATAGAAGAATTAGGTATTGGTAGATTAAGACAAGCAGTTATTGATGGAGATACTAAAGAAGGTACAGTAATGGCTGGGCAGGTTGCAGGAATGATTAATGAAATTAAACCAGCTGCAGATATGATTGAAGAAATCATGAGAGAAACAAAAGAAATATTAGAAGATAACTGTCAACTTGTTAAGTAA
- a CDS encoding beta-ketoacyl-ACP synthase III — MNQSSRRAKVAGLGSYVPDQVLTNSDLEELVDTSDEWITQRTGIKERRVVKEDVTASDLGYQAAQKAIENADIDKDKLDLILVATSTPDYVGFPSTACLIQDKLGLPGIPAFDVAAACTGFIYALSVASQYIETGAYDNILVIGSEALSKVIDWEDRGTCVLFGDGAGAAVLTPAQSGGILTNHLGADGSKSDVLKIPGGGSCNPLSQQLLDEGNHYLEMEGSAVFKFAVRILGKAAQNALQQIGLNRDDIDYLIPHQANIRIIDSAAKRLRLDKEQIYVNLDKYGNTSAASIPLALDEAAKKNKIKQGDIVVLVGFGAGLTWGATVLEWT; from the coding sequence ATGAATCAATCTTCAAGAAGGGCCAAAGTTGCCGGATTAGGTTCTTATGTTCCTGACCAAGTACTAACTAATAGTGATTTAGAGGAACTAGTTGATACTAGTGATGAATGGATTACACAAAGGACTGGAATTAAAGAACGAAGGGTTGTTAAAGAGGATGTAACTGCATCTGATCTTGGTTATCAAGCAGCCCAAAAGGCTATTGAGAATGCGGATATAGATAAAGACAAATTAGATTTGATTTTGGTAGCTACCTCCACTCCTGATTATGTAGGGTTTCCTTCAACCGCTTGTTTAATTCAGGATAAATTAGGTTTGCCAGGAATTCCTGCTTTTGATGTAGCTGCAGCTTGTACAGGCTTTATTTATGCTTTGTCAGTAGCAAGCCAGTATATTGAAACAGGAGCTTATGATAATATATTAGTAATTGGCTCTGAAGCTTTATCAAAGGTGATTGATTGGGAGGATAGAGGTACTTGTGTTTTATTTGGTGATGGTGCAGGAGCTGCAGTTTTAACACCTGCTCAATCTGGTGGCATTCTAACTAATCATTTAGGTGCAGATGGATCAAAAAGTGATGTATTAAAAATACCAGGTGGCGGGTCATGTAATCCATTATCCCAACAGTTACTTGATGAAGGTAATCATTATTTAGAAATGGAAGGTAGCGCCGTCTTTAAGTTTGCCGTTAGGATTTTAGGTAAAGCTGCTCAAAATGCTTTACAACAGATTGGCTTAAATAGGGATGATATTGATTATTTAATTCCTCATCAGGCTAATATTAGAATTATAGATTCTGCTGCTAAAAGACTAAGATTGGATAAAGAACAAATTTATGTTAATTTAGATAAGTATGGAAATACTTCTGCTGCATCTATTCCTCTTGCTTTAGACGAAGCAGCAAAGAAGAATAAAATTAAGCAAGGAGATATTGTAGTTTTAGTTGGATTTGGTGCAGGTTTAACTTGGGGTGCAACAGTTTTAGAATGGACTTAA
- the plsX gene encoding phosphate acyltransferase PlsX, producing the protein MKIAIDAMGGDDAPLEVVKGAVQASSDIKGQIILLGLKEKIKTELNKYNYPEDKIEIYHTSQTISMDESPARALRKKKDSSVVVGAKLVKEGRADAFVSAGNTGAVMAAGTLKVGRIQGVKRPAIATVFPGLKGETLVLDVGANADSKPEHLVQQAQMGQIYAKEILHKSNPTVGLLSIGEEAKKGNQLTKETYPKLKELDNINFVGNVEGRDIFTGEYDVILSDGFVGNVVLKTSEGLSSAIFKIIKKEIQASWLSKLGGLLLKPAFNRIKKKMDYTEYGGAPLLGVNGVTIIGHGSSNAKAIANAIKIAEESINVELIDLIKQNINEGTDK; encoded by the coding sequence TTGAAGATAGCTATTGATGCTATGGGAGGAGATGATGCTCCTTTAGAAGTAGTTAAAGGAGCAGTACAAGCTAGTTCAGATATTAAGGGCCAAATTATTTTACTAGGCTTAAAAGAAAAGATAAAAACTGAACTTAATAAATATAACTATCCAGAAGATAAAATAGAGATCTATCATACATCTCAAACCATTAGTATGGATGAATCTCCTGCTCGGGCTTTAAGAAAGAAGAAAGACTCATCAGTTGTAGTAGGAGCTAAATTAGTTAAGGAAGGAAGAGCTGATGCTTTTGTTTCTGCTGGAAATACGGGAGCAGTTATGGCAGCTGGCACTTTAAAGGTTGGTCGAATTCAAGGAGTCAAGCGACCAGCGATTGCAACAGTTTTTCCAGGTTTGAAAGGTGAAACATTAGTTTTAGACGTTGGAGCTAATGCTGATAGTAAGCCAGAACATTTAGTCCAACAAGCCCAAATGGGCCAAATCTATGCTAAAGAAATACTACATAAATCTAATCCTACAGTGGGGTTATTAAGTATTGGGGAAGAAGCTAAAAAAGGAAATCAATTAACTAAAGAAACTTATCCGAAATTAAAAGAGTTAGATAATATAAATTTTGTCGGCAATGTAGAAGGAAGAGACATATTTACCGGCGAGTATGATGTTATATTATCGGATGGTTTTGTTGGAAATGTAGTTCTTAAAACCTCTGAAGGATTATCTTCGGCTATATTTAAGATTATAAAAAAAGAGATTCAAGCAAGTTGGTTAAGTAAATTAGGTGGCTTATTATTAAAGCCAGCTTTTAATCGCATTAAGAAGAAAATGGATTATACAGAATATGGTGGAGCTCCTTTATTAGGAGTTAATGGTGTAACCATTATTGGTCACGGAAGTTCAAATGCTAAAGCAATTGCCAATGCTATCAAAATAGCGGAAGAATCAATAAATGTGGAATTGATTGATTTAATTAAGCAGAACATTAATGAAGGGACTGATAAATAG
- the fapR gene encoding transcription factor FapR, with product MAKLNKLERQRRLKEKLADNPFLVDKELAELFKVSIQTIRLDRKELGIPEVRKRTKSVAQNAYSKVKSVQSGEIIGELIHIELNKSGLSILETVNEMGLEKSNIVRGHHIFAQANSLAAAIIDTDVALTGAAEVRYDRPVSVGERLVAQAKVTDKKENKFHIKVETKIKDEVIFAGEFVIFAVEDEVSGKEEK from the coding sequence ATGGCAAAATTAAATAAGTTAGAGAGACAAAGACGATTGAAAGAGAAATTGGCTGATAATCCTTTTTTAGTTGATAAGGAATTAGCTGAATTGTTTAAAGTTAGTATTCAAACGATTAGATTGGATAGAAAAGAATTGGGTATTCCAGAAGTAAGGAAGAGGACTAAATCAGTAGCTCAAAATGCTTATTCTAAAGTTAAATCAGTTCAAAGTGGAGAAATAATTGGTGAATTAATACATATAGAATTAAATAAGAGTGGACTTTCTATCTTAGAAACAGTCAATGAAATGGGATTGGAAAAATCTAACATAGTGCGTGGACATCATATTTTTGCTCAAGCAAATTCTTTAGCTGCAGCAATTATAGATACAGATGTAGCATTAACTGGTGCAGCAGAAGTAAGATATGATAGACCAGTATCTGTTGGAGAAAGATTGGTAGCTCAAGCTAAAGTAACGGATAAAAAAGAGAATAAATTTCATATTAAAGTAGAAACTAAAATTAAAGATGAAGTAATCTTTGCAGGGGAATTTGTTATTTTTGCTGTAGAGGATGAAGTTAGTGGTAAGGAGGAGAAATAG
- the rpmF gene encoding 50S ribosomal protein L32, whose protein sequence is MAVPKQKTSKTRKRKRRTHKKLNAPNLVECSQCHEPKLSHRVCPECGYYKGRKVK, encoded by the coding sequence ATGGCAGTACCAAAGCAGAAAACTTCAAAAACGCGTAAAAGAAAAAGAAGAACTCATAAGAAGTTAAATGCTCCTAACTTAGTGGAGTGTTCACAATGTCATGAACCGAAATTATCACATCGGGTGTGTCCTGAATGTGGATATTACAAGGGCAGAAAAGTTAAGTAA
- a CDS encoding YceD family protein produces the protein MKINIKSIKDTLGAKIDVKKSINLESRKIRGQEIEFIGSCELDLMVINAEDKYVVSGPGKVLVKLPCSRCLEEVKEELNFNFNEEIKKVDVEHNELDLSNSLEEYIRLSLPMQVVCDEDCAGLCPSCGINLNDDECECYMHEVDPRLAKLDKLLDD, from the coding sequence ATGAAAATAAATATTAAATCCATTAAAGATACTTTAGGCGCTAAAATTGATGTAAAAAAATCTATTAATTTGGAGTCTAGAAAGATTAGAGGTCAGGAGATTGAATTTATTGGATCATGTGAATTAGATTTAATGGTAATTAATGCAGAAGATAAATATGTAGTTAGTGGCCCAGGTAAAGTGTTAGTTAAACTACCTTGTAGTCGCTGTTTAGAAGAAGTTAAAGAAGAATTAAATTTTAATTTTAATGAAGAAATTAAAAAAGTTGATGTTGAGCATAATGAATTAGATTTATCCAATTCATTAGAGGAATATATTAGGTTATCTTTACCAATGCAAGTTGTTTGTGATGAAGATTGCGCTGGCTTATGTCCTAGCTGTGGTATTAATTTAAATGATGATGAATGTGAATGTTATATGCATGAAGTCGACCCTCGGCTTGCTAAGCTAGATAAATTACTAGATGATTAG
- a CDS encoding acetate/propionate family kinase, with translation MGILVINSGSSSIKYQLFNMDDESVLAKGLVERIGIEGSRLEQEVNGEEIEIEQEIADHSVGMKLVIDTLTDTETGVISDVEEIDAVGHRVVHGGEYFDGSVVVDDDVKEKIEECAKLAPLHNPANLMGIEVCEELIPNAPQVVTFDTAFHQSIPKESYMYALPYEFYEKHRVRRYGFHGTSHKFVAQRVAEEMGQPVEDLKIITCHLGNGASVTAVKNGKAYDTSMGLTPLEGLVMGTRCGDIDPAAVPFIMEKEDLSPQEMDQLMNNKSGLLGVSGVSSDMRDVEDAASDGNKRAQLALDMFTNRVKKYIGSYTAEMNGVDAIVFTAGIGENGSEVREASCSELDYLGVKIDADKNNVRGKTQEISTTDSKVNVYVIPTNEELVIARDTKELIK, from the coding sequence ATGGGGATTTTAGTAATTAATAGTGGTAGTTCTTCGATTAAATACCAATTATTTAATATGGATGATGAATCAGTACTAGCTAAAGGATTAGTAGAAAGAATTGGTATTGAAGGATCTAGATTAGAACAAGAGGTTAATGGAGAAGAAATTGAAATAGAACAAGAAATTGCTGATCATTCAGTAGGTATGAAATTAGTAATTGATACTTTAACTGACACTGAGACTGGAGTTATTTCAGATGTAGAAGAAATTGATGCTGTGGGTCATAGGGTGGTTCATGGTGGAGAATACTTTGATGGATCAGTTGTTGTAGATGATGATGTAAAAGAAAAAATTGAGGAATGTGCAAAATTAGCCCCTCTACATAATCCAGCTAATTTAATGGGGATTGAGGTTTGTGAGGAATTAATTCCTAATGCGCCTCAAGTGGTTACTTTTGATACTGCTTTCCATCAGTCTATTCCTAAAGAATCTTATATGTATGCTTTACCGTATGAATTTTATGAAAAACATAGAGTACGTCGTTATGGTTTTCATGGAACATCCCATAAATTTGTGGCACAACGCGTGGCTGAGGAGATGGGCCAACCTGTTGAAGATCTAAAGATTATCACTTGCCATTTAGGGAATGGGGCTAGTGTAACAGCAGTTAAAAATGGTAAGGCTTATGATACAAGTATGGGTTTAACACCTTTAGAAGGTTTAGTAATGGGGACTCGTTGTGGAGATATTGATCCAGCAGCAGTACCATTTATTATGGAAAAGGAAGATTTATCTCCTCAAGAAATGGATCAGTTAATGAATAACAAGAGTGGATTGTTAGGAGTTTCTGGTGTTAGTAGTGATATGAGAGATGTAGAAGATGCTGCGTCTGATGGCAATAAAAGAGCCCAATTAGCTTTAGATATGTTTACTAATCGAGTTAAAAAGTATATTGGTTCTTATACAGCAGAGATGAATGGAGTAGATGCTATAGTATTTACAGCAGGAATTGGAGAAAATGGAAGTGAAGTAAGAGAAGCATCTTGCTCTGAATTAGATTATTTAGGGGTTAAGATTGACGCTGATAAAAATAATGTACGAGGTAAAACTCAAGAGATTAGTACTACTGATTCTAAGGTTAATGTTTATGTGATTCCAACTAATGAAGAATTAGTTATTGCACGGGATACTAAAGAGTTAATTAAGTAA
- the pta gene encoding phosphate acetyltransferase gives MSFIKRMHAQARDGKEKIVLPEGTEPRMIKAVPLIIEKGIAEVVLLGDKQEVQDIALEHGVDLSGAEIINPVKSDKLEEYAQVYYKLRKHKGITKEEAQEKIKEPLYFGAMMVKQEDADGQVAGAANPTGNVLRSAIKIIGTAEGISVISGAFVMIVQDKDFGDDGLLLFGDCAVNPNPDTNQLAEIAVSTAKTAQDLANIDPKVGMLSFSTNGSAQHDLVNKVQEATDKAQEINPDLKIDGEMQSDAALVPKVADKKYPESEIAGNANVLVFPDLQAGNIGYKLVQRLAGAEAIGPILQGVAKPVNDLSRGCNVQDIVNVVAITVVQAQNC, from the coding sequence ATGAGTTTTATTAAAAGAATGCACGCTCAAGCTCGTGATGGTAAAGAAAAAATAGTTCTTCCAGAAGGCACTGAACCAAGAATGATTAAGGCTGTTCCTTTAATTATAGAAAAAGGGATTGCTGAGGTTGTCTTATTAGGTGATAAGCAAGAAGTTCAAGATATTGCTCTAGAACATGGAGTTGATTTATCTGGAGCAGAGATTATTAATCCAGTTAAGTCAGATAAGTTAGAAGAGTATGCTCAAGTTTATTATAAGTTAAGAAAACATAAAGGAATTACTAAAGAAGAGGCACAAGAAAAGATTAAGGAACCATTATATTTTGGAGCAATGATGGTTAAGCAAGAAGATGCGGATGGACAAGTAGCAGGTGCTGCTAATCCAACTGGTAATGTCTTAAGGTCTGCTATTAAGATTATTGGTACAGCCGAAGGAATTTCTGTTATCTCGGGTGCATTTGTAATGATTGTTCAAGATAAAGATTTTGGTGATGATGGATTATTATTATTTGGGGATTGTGCTGTAAATCCAAATCCTGATACTAATCAATTAGCTGAGATTGCTGTATCTACAGCAAAAACTGCTCAAGATTTAGCTAATATTGATCCTAAAGTGGGTATGTTATCATTTTCTACAAATGGTAGTGCTCAGCATGATTTAGTTAATAAAGTACAAGAAGCTACAGATAAAGCCCAAGAGATAAATCCTGATCTAAAGATAGATGGTGAGATGCAGTCTGATGCAGCTTTGGTACCTAAAGTAGCGGATAAGAAATATCCTGAGAGTGAGATTGCTGGTAATGCTAATGTATTGGTATTCCCTGATCTACAAGCAGGTAATATTGGATATAAATTGGTACAGCGATTAGCAGGTGCAGAAGCGATTGGCCCTATTTTACAAGGAGTAGCTAAACCAGTTAATGATCTATCACGGGGTTGTAATGTACAAGATATTGTTAATGTAGTTGCTATTACTGTTGTACAAGCCCAGAATTGTTAA